Within the Arachis duranensis cultivar V14167 chromosome 10, aradu.V14167.gnm2.J7QH, whole genome shotgun sequence genome, the region AAGCTTATGAAGAGCTTCACCAAGAGGATCTCATTAAGCGACTCGAATCCGAGATCTCTGGTGACTTTGaggtataatattttttttggttaggATTGAAGTTTTCATGAGTAATACAGTACTTTGTGTAATAATCTAACAAATAAATGTTGGTTTGTTACACAAAGTGCCACTAATGTTAGTTTTTGACAGAAATATTTTCGCCACAATAAAAAGaagtttaaagtttaaaaattaaaattagagatataatcgTTTATATTAAggtattataatttttatgaccaaaagttctaaaaaaaaaaaaccctaaaccctaaactctaaactctAAACTCTGAACcgtaaatttaaaagaaattctTGCGTAATGAAAACATAGTAAACATATAACTATTTATGTGTTTCCTTTTATACGGATGCACCCacgttaaatataaaataatgttgatagtgattttgtatacTTAACATGGATGTGATTTGATTTCATCCTAACTCAATTCAGAGAGCTATGTATCGTTGGATGTTGGAACCTGCTGATCGAGATGCTGTTCTAGCGAATGTAGCAATCAGAAATGGGAAGAAAGATTTGCATGTAATTGCGGAAATCGCTTGTGTTTTATCGGCTGAAGAGCTTTTGGCAGTGAGGCGTGCCTATCGCCACCGCTACAAGCGTTCCTTGGAAGAAGATGTGGCAGCTAACACCACTGGCCACCTTCGCCAGGCAAGTCGTTTTCTATAAATGTTTAAAATGCTGACAAAtctattcataaaaaaaaggtttttttttgtgattgaaattaactaaataaaaaaaaacaaaataaacaatacaaggaattgtttaaaaaagggataaaaaaataaaaaaaagtttaattattctattggttcttatagttttgcgaaatttttaattaaatctttataattttttttcttttaactgaGTCCttgtatcaattttttttaattgggtctctataatttttttttatttgggtctttgtaccaattttttttagttgggtctTTGTACAATTAAACCAATTACTATCAAGATagatctaattgaaaaaaaaatccgtGTAgagaccaaattaaaaaaaaatataaagatttaattgaaaattttgcaaaactatagagactaacagaataattaaacttaaaaaaattaaccattatTGAAATACTTTTACCACAATGCCACCATCTTTCATAAATAATACGAAGttagttttgtttatttatgaataaatttgccggtgttataaatttttataaataaaaataatagttttatttaatgaaaaaatgacGTTTTGGTTAACTGTTAATTTATTTagtcaattattaattttttataaaattattaattttattatgtaaatgatgttgaatttgagcAGCTTTTGGTTGGATTAGTAAGCTCATATAGGTATGAGGGTGATGAGATAAATGCAAGACTTGCACAGAGTGAAGCCAATATTCTCCATGAAActgtgaaagaaaagaaaggaaactATGAAGAAGCCATTAGGATTCTTACTACAAGAAGCAAAACTCAACTTGTTGCTACTTTCAACCGCTACAGAGATGAGCATGCCATTTCCATCAgcaaggttttttttttttttcattttctaaagttttaataatatatatattatttggtAGAGTGTACGGTGGctgttattaaaattatattttataatttgaaaaataaaagtagtattacaaaaatattaaaaaaaaatacaatttaattttaataatacttATTGCTAAAATTGTATAGCTACCATAACATGGGCTGTATTATTCTTTACTAATATTGATGTCTTTATATTATCACAAAcataagaaaaaaacaaaaaataaatttctgaGTTTTTATttcgaaaacaaataaattttccactaattgaaaatacaaaatCGTTTTTTACTTTATAAAACGCGAGATATTTAAGTCTCTTCGAAAGAAAGacatatttatctttatatattttagtcTGAAGATTTAAATGTctcgtattttaaaaaataaataacgtttttgtttaattaatcaaGAATTTATGTGTCTTCAAATTATAAAGTCTCTAATTTCTCTGAAAATAATTATGTTTCTTTTTACACTTAGATCCTTTAATTTCTGTGTGATATCTACAGAAATTGCTAGACAATCAAGCTTCTGATGATTTCTACAAGGCACTGCACACTGCAATTCGTTGCATCAATGACCATAAAAAGTACTATGAAAAGGTCAGCTTCAAAAATTTCTAAATGCATCCATAACATTATTAATTTCATGGCAATTAGAACTAAGGAGTTTCTGTTTGATTTGTTGTATACAGGTTTTGCGCAACGCGATAAAAAAGGTTGGGACCGACGAGGATGCGCTGAGCCGAGTCGTGGTGACAAGGGCTGAGAAGGATCTTAGGGACATCAAAGAACTGTATTACAAGAGGAACAGTGTTCATCTTGAGGATGCTGTTGCCAAAGAAACTTCAGGGGACTACAAGAAGTTCCTCCTCACATTGTTGGGAAAACAAGactgaaaatattaaaatttctaattaattaattaagggtTTGTATGTGTTTGGTTTTTAGTTCCTGTTGATTTGGTTTCAGTTGTTTTTGGTTCTCTAGCATGCATGAGTCTGTTTTTTACAGAGTATTTGTCTCTTTTATATTTGTCCTTTTCTTGTTGTAGTTTGTGAACTTAAGTTAATAAAATTCTATGTTTAGTAGTTTATGGAATGTCATTATTGCTCTTTATCACTCGGGTAATTATGTTTGTATCCAACTATTTCATGTGTATACAAAATATCAGTCATCAATACGGATTTTAATCCCGACCACTACGACCCAATAATGACTCCCTAAAacatactgatagaaaatatattttaaagtacaaaaaatatgtatgtatttttttatttgattcttcgtatcataaaattcatcgataatagaatctgtgtcaaattttttagcaattttcttttcaatataattaaaagacaaatagcaagaaattcatctttcattttgtttgagttattcttcacaatattcatagcTGAAAAAGATCTCTCAGTTTTAGTAGTTGAAATAGAgaattaataccaaatgaatTAAGAAGAACGCtcacaaaaggaaaaaaaaatcactttatgggatttgaaaaattttatttaattaaaaaatattaataataatatcttttcaattttttaaatattattacttaccttttagatattaaaaataattaatatttggttagactaaacttttatttatattagactaaatactaaataaattttttaaaaaattaaatcatacataacttattactattaattttttttttaaaaagttgggGGCTTCGAGGCCTCCACTCGCTTCCCATATGTCCGTCCCTGGCTTTTAGACTTAAAAGTTTGGCGCCTACTAATTATTACATCACTAACCAATATTCGAATTCAAATATCGATTATATCCCAATCGATTaggagataagataagatgaccAAACTTATATAAAAAGGAGCTACATCAGGTACGTTACATACACCTCTAAAATCCTACTTTTGACATCTATTCTGACTTAAACATCAGAGTATCTTTACAAGTCGCTCTCACCGTTTATTCAGTTAGaccaaaaattataaaaccaaCCCGAAAAATTGCGAATTCAAATATTTCAATAACTCACAAAAAAATTTGTACCTTGTTATTATAATCACCTAAACTTTACTACTATGGACAATCATGTTATTACAAAATCTAGCATATCTTGTTTGACCAGCCACAATGAACTTTCCTTGTAGGATAGAAGCCTGCTGTTATATATAAATCTATGAATAATATATTTCCTAAACTAATTAGTGCATTAGGTAGATTTATAGATTTCATCGAATGAATGACATTAATTATTCTAAGCTAATAGCAAACGCATAGTAATAGGTTATCAACTTTTTGTATTTTGTCTATGTCTAATTAATATTATCACATATAAAAAGCAAGAAGCATGGTGTATAAGACACtattaataagaaattaaagGCATTAAACCATGGCTACACTCATTGCTCCTACAAACCACTCCCCTCTTGAAGATGCAGAAGCTATCCGAAAGGCCGTCAAAGGTACACGATTTGACTTTCGACTcattttagaatttagaatttagagtttaaaatttataatttatatgatAAGATTTATTGACAAATTGCaattttttcctcttcttttaaGAAAGatttaatagaaaatagaatataacaaaaaaatagtaataattggATGCATATATCTTGAGTTAACAcagaatatgaaaaaaaaataaaaactataccAAAATGTgtattatacaaaaaattacattttatacACGAGAAATTGTCCAATAATCATTTTGTACGTACGGCTAAAAGGGATAAAATCTTATAATTGAGATCTTAATTCATTCttttaaattgtattatttgttATCATTAATTCACAcataagattttaaatttttttttttcacataaataaataataagaagaaaaaaaagtttttagaaACATGGATTCATAGATGAAGGCATGTTAGTTAATTATGTATATGtttgaaaagtgtgatttaatGATATTGACAGGATGGGGAACAGATGAAAAAGTGATTATAACAATACTTGGTCACAGAGATGCAATTCAAAGGCAAAAAATCAGAGAAGCATATTATGAACTCTTTCAAGAAGATCTCATCAAACGCCTTGAATCAGAGCTCTCCGGTGACTTTGAGGTATATACAAATTCTACTATTTAAGCTCATTTCATTTCACataaagaagaaattaaagcctctttagttattaaaatgttttttattttatgatttttagagataaatataataaaaattaatacataaatcaatcatcaataaatattttgttgatCGAATTCCAAAGATTTGTTTAAACAGTTTTctgtttttagaatttataaaaaagaatatacaATACAGATgcgaaaacaaaataaattttattatttttttactttttaagtaattttaaaggaaaagtaaaaatgcAAAATAATAATCTTTAAATTAGGTAATTATTCACATACAAATATTTTCGATCACGTAATAGTTAATATATTggcatatattatattaaaaagtttaatCAAATATATCAAATGGTAAGAATTTTCAATTGTCATTTTTATACGAAAACATTTGAGAAAATATTTAGATTGGTCTCTCAAGTTATACTCGAGTCTCAATTTAGTCCTTAATATTTCAATTGCTTCAATTTAGTCTCTAAACTTTTCAATTGACGCTGTGACGGAAACTACTGTAAAGACTAAcatgattaaaattttaaaaatttaagaattaataaaacaattaaaacaTCAAGAACTAAATTGAGGCTCGACCAAACTGAGTATGTTTTCAAAACATTTATATAAGTAAATTTTTGATTATTCTTCACGAGTTTTATGTGGGAACTGTACCAAAAAGAGAGCCATGTACCGGTGGATAGTTGAGCCTTCAGAACGTTATGCATTGTTGGCCAATATAGCCCTCAGGCATGCTGACAGAAACTATGACGTCATCGTCGAAATCGCATGCGCCCTCTCGCCGGAAGAGCTCTTTATCGTAAGGCGCGCCTACCATAACCGCTATAATCATTCTTTGGAAGAAGATGTGGCCGCTAATACTAGCGGCCATCTTCGCCAGGCAagtcttttttttctatatgaTTTCGTATAATGCATATTTGACTAAACTGTTtagtataatatatattaatgttttaattattatgtatttatataaagaTGTTTTCGTGTGAGtaatttgttaagtgattttttttt harbors:
- the LOC107471822 gene encoding annexin-like protein RJ4; this encodes MATLIAPSNHSSAEDAEALQKAFKGWGADDKTIIAILGHRNVHQRQQIRKAYEELHQEDLIKRLESEISGDFERAMYRWMLEPADRDAVLANVAIRNGKKDLHVIAEIACVLSAEELLAVRRAYRHRYKRSLEEDVAANTTGHLRQLLVGLVSSYRYEGDEINARLAQSEANILHETVKEKKGNYEEAIRILTTRSKTQLVATFNRYRDEHAISISKKLLDNQASDDFYKALHTAIRCINDHKKYYEKVLRNAIKKVGTDEDALSRVVVTRAEKDLRDIKELYYKRNSVHLEDAVAKETSGDYKKFLLTLLGKQD